AAGACCGCGGAGGATGGGTCGTAGATCGTTATAGGTATTTTGGCATGGACTGCTGATACGTATCTGCATCAGATATCAAGCAGTACAATGCATCAGTAACTTTCATTGGTGAATGCGGTTTGAACTCACGCTATGCCCAGACCCATCTGACCTGCTCCTATGATAGCTGCTTTTCGGATCGGCTGGAGAACTGTCATATCGAATGTGGAAGGCGGGTAATGGCTACGATAGCAGAATATATGAGTAGTCTATGATCTCTGGTCTATATAGTCTATATAGTCTATCTATGATTagatcatcttgctttcCACTTACCTACCTCGACCACATGAGCTGGATCACTGGATCATCCGGTACCTCTTGGCACCTTTTTAACCGGATCATATATAGCAATGCTATAGCGATCTGCGTTTCAGGGTAAACTATGGGGAGGGGGGTGTTACGTATGACAATCCACGTAAATGACTGAAAAGTCTGGAATGTATGGTGGTTTTGTATGGTACCACCCTAAAACGGGACGCGCCTTTTTATCATCTCATGTCATACCACACACAGTAAGATCAACACAGGAATATCAACCGCGTAATATCCAAGGTATCGAGGTGTTCCGCAGCGTAATGTGCATGCATGTACAGCATATAACATACTCATTACCATATGACACATACCATATAACATATACCGTATACCATAAGTACTCACATAGGCGACCAAGCATCGTAGATTGATGGTCAAAGGAGGGGtatattcatcttcagtcaACCTTTCAACGTCAATCTCATTCCCTCATTCCCTCATCAGATTAACCGCACGTTCACTCTGGGGTATTTCCGAAACATCACCAACGAGATCAACatcacatatcatccatattcctATCTGACGACATTTACATACGTACGAGGAATCCGAGTCAAGCAAAAAGAGTACCACTATACTGGGTCAATCGGTAGAAAGAAACTCATTGTCGAACTAGACAGACAAGCGGAAACACAAGCCGGAACGACCTAGTAAAGAGAAGCAAGTCTAAGTCTGTGCATCGACACAGGGACAATCTCGAGAGGAAAGTGGATACGAAGCGATATCTACCGATTTATCACTCTTATGGCACAAGGGGAATTCAAGTAATACTCGCACAAGTATTTCTTCGGCTGGTCAATAGAATAACACAACATAAAAAGAGGAtctaattcctcttctcccaacCTCTTACACGATGTCATCGTCAACAACATCCTCCATAACATCCTCCGTCACATCCTCAGCGTCAGCCTCAGCATCCGCTGCTGGACTGGTGGATAAAGAGGGAAACTCAAGTTTCAAGATTGTCGGTATATGTTTGGCAGTAGGATCAGGTCTATTGATAGGATCAAGTTTcgtgatcaagaagaaaggtttgatcaaCTCTACGAAGAAATATGGGAATGTAGCTGGAGAGGGACATGGATATCTGAAGAGTTGGTTATGGTGGGCGGGCATGATAACTATGATCGTTGGGGAGATTTGTAATTTCGTCGCTTAGTGAGTTTACTCAGTACTTCTGACAAGAGGAGTAACGGTTGGGCATTACTATCAAATCGATATATACTGAACAACCGTATTCTCACACAGTGCTTTCACAGAAGCTATCTTGGTCACACCGATGGGAGCTCTATCGGTAGTGGTAGCAGCTATCTTATCACATTTCCTGctgaaagagaaattgacGTTTTTCGTGAGTCTactttcttcacctctctTCTGACTCAAGCTTCGGTATGTTAGGACATACGAGCTAAtttaccaccatcatctcttaGGGCTGGATAGGCTGTACCCTTTGTATAATGGGAGCCGTCATTCTCGCCCTCAATGCGCCCGAAGAACAATCCGTGACTACCATCAACGAATTTAAAAAACTATTCTTATCTGTTGGGTTCCTAGTTTGGGCCAGTCTGCTCATTGCTGGAAGTTTGGTTATGATCTTCTTTGTGGCTCCCAGATGGGGCAAGAAGAGCATGTTACCTTACATTAGTATATGTAGTTTGATAGGTGGGATTAGTGTTAGTTGTACGCAGGGATTGGGAGCTAGTATCGTTACGTCCATacaagggtgagtgatgataaGCCGACTTACAACTCGGTATGAGTCTCTGTGTCGTTTTGCTGacattttcatcttcaatgcTTTAGAAACAACCAAGTGAAGAATTGGTTCTTCTGGTTCTTATTCGTATTTGTCGTGATTACATTGTTAACAGAGTAAGCTGAGTTGGGTCCAAACCGGGAGGTTGCAGCTGACCTGGTCTATATAGGATCAACTACCTTAACAAAGCTCTCGAGCTATTCAAGTGAGTTATACCTATCCCAcaagatcatgatcatacaTACGTATACTGAATACTTCATGTAGCACCTCCATGGTCGTCCCAGTCTatttctgcttcttctcatccGCCACTCTTATCACCTCGTTCATCCTATATCAAGGTCTAAAAGCATCTGCTGTCACACTCATCACTATGGTCCTGGGATTCCTAGTCACATGTTTGGGAATTACCTTGTTACAATTATCGAAGGTTGATCCGGAAAGTTTAGACACGAAGTTAGATCGTAAATCGACTATCCTAATGCAAGCTGCTAAACATCAAACTGAAGATGCAGAGAAAGGACAGGTAACCTCGGCGGAAGATCCAGGAATGGATGCTCTTCGAGGAGGTTTTGGAGCAGTTGGGTCGATCATTAGAGCTAGAAGCGTTAGTAGACGAATGTCACAATCTAGTTCATCCGCTACTGGATTTGGCGGGGGAGTAGGAGGAAAGGGGATGTACGGGTATAGTAGTGGGAATTTAAGTACGCATGGGTTAGGTCATTTGGAGAGATTTCAATGTAAGTGGGATACATCTGAAGGTTGGCTTCCTGGTACAACTCTTTCGATACACATAATCAATACTCCAGCGAGTCGCATCAAGAGAACAATTTTGCTGATCTCCCAAAATTCCGCAGTGTCCGATAATCCCATGCCGGCCGACGCAATGGACCAAATCTCTTTACATTCTGCAAAATCCCCTTCTGCATTATCGCCAACGGGAGGTTTCTTACATCAGAACCATCAGtatttcccttctcctcaaAGATCGAAGTCTCAATTAAAGGCAAGTTCATTTGAATACATTCCACTTGATATCATTTCGAGTCCTACTCTAAAGTTTGTTTCAAATCCTTATCAAATATTGAATTCACCTTTGAAAAGAGTTTCAAGTGCCACTCTGAAAAATCCTACTACTCCTGCTGCTATTGACAATGCACACGCTAATACTAagaattcatcttcatcaatacAGTTCGAAGAGGCGGATGTAgttcatcaatatcattatGGCTCGCAGCCAGATGATGCAGCCGTGCACAGCTATCGccctcatccttcaccttcggGCTTAGGTATGCCAACGATGGGCAGTCGACAACCTTCAAGCGGGTCTGTATATCCCGTCATCGAAgagactgatgaagaagaccCTTCtagggagaaggaaaaaggaTCTTCGTCAAGGGTCTATACCAACCCTGTTCCAGTTATAGCTCGAGATCAAGCATACCCATTTCCGGATACTCATCAACACCCAAACTCAAAGCCGTATAATCTTGATCCGTATACTCAACCTTCGAATGATCCCAACTTAAACGCAAACGCTCAACCACAAAAGATAACATCGGGTCATAGAGGTTTTAGCGGACTGTTTCATTTCCCCTCTGGACCAGACCTTTCATTGGGTAATAACcatgggaatggaagaagatcaaaatcaaaggatCGATCTGAAAAGTTCCCACATAagaggggtgaagatgatgaattagATAAACAGGAAAGAACAGCTCTAGTACCTTCGACCAGTTACGacaatgagaatgaccaAAGTTTTGAACAAGGTTTCGATGAAGTAGATCGATATGGGAGTGATGAGTCGGATGGTTTAGATGGGAAAACGACGACTGAGAATGCTCATGAAGCTCAAATAGGTGTAGGACATCGAGTGAACCTTAGTGTATCCACTATGGATGATCCGAAATCTGCTAATACTACTACTACGTTTGGAACCAATCCATctgatcgatcgataccCACGAGTAGAGAGAGTAGTGGGACCGTTGGAGGAGGGCCAATGGGACCTAGAGCTTTGCCGCCTAGTAAAGGGAGGAGGAGTGATCCCCCTGGATTTGCTGGGCCGAGATATGGGTCTtagatgatggggatgggatgCGGATGTGGATAGATGAGAAGGTTAAGACAATATTCGGTTTGTTAGAAGTGGGATTCAAGaggtatatacatatacattgATTGGGACAGAATTATATTTAGTTGTATTTGCTTAATGAAAGAATGAACGAATGGACATAAACGAATGAAAACTCGCAAAAAGATAATTAAGTAAGTAGATGATCTCATAGTCATGGGTAGATACTTTACCTCTCATATGCCTGTCATACAGTGGAATAGTGCTTGGTTATGATATCATATAGACATCTTTCTTCAGGGTTGAGTTTACCATAACGAGACACAGTGCTGCATCACCTCGTACAGTAAGTCGTGTACAATTCAAATTAAACATCCAAGCTGACCTTTCTGTATCCGTTACTTGTGCTATAAACAGAACTATGAGGTTACAATATACTCACAGAGTATGCTTTATACTGTACAATCTCAAAGTCACACATTGTATTGATCTTTTATTTATTATTTATACCTTAATTCGAGCCGaatttctctccttctttcaaaTGAATAGCAGCAGATGCCACTCCACCTTTCCCATCTAGCGTATCAAGATATACCGTATTACCCCACCAATTTTGGATGTTCTGTCCGACTATCATATGATACACACCACAATAATCAGTAAGAAGCTTAGATCGCCTCATTGATCAAAAATACCAAAaccaatggaaatggaaacAGGGATTGTAGTTGACACCAAAAACTCACTTTTACCATCTTTAGGTAATTGAAGAGTAAAGAAAATTACGATTATACATGAAGCGTAACCGCAAGTCAAAGCTGCTGATAAAGTGTAATTACTAGCAGAGCATAATGTCACAGATTCTGTTGAATCAGTTGAACATCTTTGAAAGACGATGTACTCCGACTCACTATCTTGACCACCAATTGAAATAATTCCTTCGAACGTAATATTGAGTGATGAACCCGACTATACAGAAGCTACCAAATTATAGGGGTTAGCATACTTTCGTTTCTGCTACTGTAATCATACGAGACTGTACTTTATGATGAAATAATTTGACGGAAAATcacgactcacctgatgaagttgataggTAAATAAGGCGGCAACAGAGAAACGCAACTAAACACCACCGGCCAACAGACATATTGAAATCCAACTCGAGGCCAACGTCTAGCCATCAACCACGTTATGAGAGGCATGATAGCTCCAAGGAGGTAAAACCAATTTAAGTGCTTGTACAGACTTTCAACGCCGAATAACCTCCTGGGTCCAATCAAGCCGTACAACACCgaagcagagaagaaagtgcGTGTATGGGGAcaccaccatctttctgATTTAGCTGAGCAGATATCAGGTACGTTTTCGAATACCCATACTTGAACGAAAAGCTGGGTGATGGATCCTACGATGCATGCTATCACCTGGGCGAAGAAAATGTGCCGTGGAGGGATATGCATGTAATGCGCGATTTTGAGATCTTGGATGAACCCTAGTGCTTGAGTCGTCGTTATGTAGCCGTAAGTCTGCGGATGATAGTTACAGTATGAGCTGAATTCCTATCACTGTACATGCAAAGCGAACGAGAGGATATGGAATGAATCAGTAAAGCGGAAGAAACGAAACATACcttgaatatcatcatggCAACTGGTTTACCAGGAATCATCGCACCAATTATGATTTCACTCTACAGAATGATGATCGTAACGTCAACATACTTCAATACAGTCAATACCACTGAGAATATGCTGCTTGATCTGTGACCTGAAAGTAAATAAGGTCACTTACGATTACATTTAATCCAACTTGCATGTTCGTAATAGCCTGTGTCAGTCCAATGGGCAAAACCATCACACCAGCCAGAACGATCGCCACGAATAGTCCCCAAACAGGTAAACCAGTGGGCCATACTGTAACCGTTATAATTGCtaggatgagattgatcatgaATAGGCAGAGATACCACCATCCTGGAATTGAGGGATATACGGATGATAGTCGAGCGTGTATATCCGATTTCGAAGGTGGATTCCGGAGGTGGTGCCACACTGCAAACACGCAAACATATAAACACGCAATTGAGCTCAGCTACTCTCTCCCTCATTACTGGGATATGACTGTGAGATTATTTACCCTGATGTCTGAAGAACAGTATAGAGTGTGCCACGGTGGCTGTTATCCTAATCGCATTCACACAGAACGCATGAGCTTTATGTCTGCCATCTCCCTTTGACAAGCATTTCATCGTGAAAGCTCACGCTGCGAATTTCAGACTGTAAGATAGGGCTGAAGACTATACATCGTGTTTGACAAGTCAACGTTAGAGTATGACCAAGCAGATAGTCGTTGGGGTACTTACGAGACTCATATAAACAGGTGAATACCCTTCGTAAGCCGAAACATCCAAAGtggcatcatcatcaaccactctCGTTACATTATACGTGTTTGCCCTATACGATtaccatatatcagctgCTTGATCAATGATAGAATTATGTCCAGCAGTTTCAGACATACTCACGTGTTGTCGAATACACTTGCACTGGAGAATGGCAGATATTTGGCGTAAAATACGTTCGAGTAGTACAAAATTGGACCTAGGAACCATATGAACTGTATATTCAGGTCATCAGGTATTGTGTCACCGATTGCTGGAAATTCCTGGGTGCATGGTAGACAGTTGAGGATTACATTCCTACACTCACGAATACGAAGCCTCCCAAGACATTTCCAGTAACCCACCAAGGAGTTGCTAGGGGATTACCAACAGCGGCCATCATTCCCCAATCCAGGGTAAGGAGCGACATCCCTGCCCCCGATTGATATCCGAATAAAAGGTTGATCTAGCCACGATAAGCTGAGGTGTAAGCTTGCTGTAGTGGGCTTATGTGGAAAGATAGTGCATGGATGAGGGCTCACTACTTGCGATGTAGGCTTGATCCATGTAACCCAATCGAACTAATCACAACAACGCGAGTCAGCTGAATGTGGTCATCTTCTTTTTTCCCGTACTTGACAGCCAAAAAGGTAGAGATTACCTACCATACTCAAAGCAGTGAAAAGATAGCTCGGGAAGAAGGACCAAGCGAACATTAGCGCAGCGGTGATGTAGAAGAATACCTGTCTTGAGTTCGATTTGGCTCTTAACGTTTGAGGTCCGGATCGGGAATGCAGAGTATTGAACACTACTTCGGAGATCAATGATAGCGGCACCAGATTTCTGGAGTGGAGACTGACTTACGGGCTGTATTTACTAAGGTAGCAGGCCAAATCATTGACGCTGGAGTGACCAATATCTTGTGTAGTACCCCAGCAAAGGAGAAGCCTATCATCTGAGTACTGAGCACTCTGGTATAGATAGATAAGCACATCAGCGTTTCCATCACGCTACCCTGACTCAATATAGCCATCTGAAATTATGACTTCGAAGATCTTCGATTGACTTACAATAGTAAATTATAACCCCATCCCCAATTTTGATTGTAGAAGAATTTCTGAGTAGCTATAATATCGGTTGCATAGGCCGATCCAGCAGAAACATTGGCCATTATGTAGACCTGTCGCCGACGAAATGAGAATCAGTCTCATCACATCTAGAATTaggtttctcttcttcatcaatccatcCGAAGGGGGATTGCTAACCAAAGTATGCTCCTTGTAGTTCCAATGACAAGGATTAACCCATTtccaccttcccctcctaGGCAGTTTAGCCAATAAAAGACCCAAAGGATGAACCACCAGCTGAGCGACTATCCCCGGTACGAGGACATTGGGATATCGATATATGAAAAATTGGTTGATACCCGGTAAGACGATTGACATGATTGTTCCTAGGAACCACGCTCGGATAGTTGAGACGGGTAAGTAGGGATCGTCAGTGGGATGTACGGATGTTCGCACTTCCGCATAAGGtgaatcttcatctgatcCCTGATCTTTGTCTTCTTGGACTTCGGGAGTCTCGGT
The nucleotide sequence above comes from Kwoniella europaea PYCC6329 chromosome 1, complete sequence. Encoded proteins:
- a CDS encoding OPT family small oligopeptide transporter, producing the protein MPDRHQTPHPYAQALPEPDGQTTTRLNRRNSKASNWTFDGTTGRPIRSPKDQVTMRDFLPDMEATEEIRDDQYMEVVAGQEASKAKHEGEDALQKSFWDPNLSDPSPRAADETLHYTHSTETPEVQEDKDQGSDEDSPYAEVRTSVHPTDDPYLPVSTIRAWFLGTIMSIVLPGINQFFIYRYPNVLVPGIVAQLVVHPLGLLLAKLPRRGRWKWVNPCHWNYKEHTLVYIMANVSAGSAYATDIIATQKFFYNQNWGWGYNLLLVLSTQMIGFSFAGVLHKILVTPASMIWPATLVNTALFNTLHSRSGPQTLRAKSNSRQVFFYITAALMFAWSFFPSYLFTALSMFDWVTWIKPTSQVINLLFGYQSGAGMSLLTLDWGMMAAVGNPLATPWWVTGNVLGGFVFFIWFLGPILYYSNVFYAKYLPFSSASVFDNTANTYNVTRVVDDDATLDVSAYEGYSPVYMSLSSALSYSLKFAAITATVAHSILFFRHQVWHHLRNPPSKSDIHARLSSVYPSIPGWWYLCLFMINLILAIITVTVWPTGLPVWGLFVAIVLAGVMVLPIGLTQAITNMQVGLNVISEIIIGAMIPGKPVAMMIFKTYGYITTTQALGFIQDLKIAHYMHIPPRHIFFAQVIACIVGSITQLFVQVWVFENVPDICSAKSERWWCPHTRTFFSASVLYGLIGPRRLFGVESLYKHLNWFYLLGAIMPLITWLMARRWPRVGFQYVCWPVVFSCVSLLPPYLPINFISFCIVGFITQYYVRRNYFNWWSRYNYTLSAALTCGYASCIIVIFFTLQLPKDGKIGQNIQNWWGNTVYLDTLDGKGGVASAAIHLKEGEKFGSN